Within Microaerobacter geothermalis, the genomic segment CACCGCTAACAGTCAAAAGAATGAAGAACAGGGATAACCCCCTTTTTATCGGTGATTGATTTTTTTTCAATTGTAAGTGTTCTGATCGATTGGGTTCCATTTGTTGGGCAATCGAGTTCATTGATGCATCCCTTCTTCCTCTTTGAATATCTCTTCAGGGGGTAATTTTATCTGTTTTACTGCTTCCTGGATAAAACGAAAAGTAATTAAACCAAAAGCAATGGGAATAATCATTCTTGGAACGTAGATTGGAATCTCCATTTCCGGTGTGACTTGACCAAAATTGACAAGATTTTGGACATGCATGATTCCCAAAATGGCAATGATCAATGTGAATATTGCACTTAATAGTAACCCGAAAATACTCATGATTTTCTGTAAAGGTAAGGGAAAAGTTTTAATGACAAGATCTACGCCGATATGAACCTTCTCCCGTACCCCAATGGAAGAGCCGATTAATCCGGTAAAAATTAAAAGAAAAATGGCCAACTCCTGTGATATTCCCAAACTGGAGCCAAATCCGTACCGTAGTATAACTTCAATAAAAGTAACGGTTGTTGCTATTGCCAATGATATGATTACGATGATTTCTTCTAAACGATTTAATATTCTGTTGAATAGTTTCATCTCATACACCCTTTCCTTTTAGTGAAAGGTAACAAAGTTGCAAATGGTTAAACTTTTAAAAAAGGGGCTTATAGAAGCCCCTTATATCATTTTGTCAACAAAAAGATGCATTCTTGATTAGAGAAGCGTTTATTTTCTCAAGGCTTTAATCGCATTTATCAGATCTTCTCCAACTTGATCTTTAAACTCATCATAAACAACATCCATCGCTTCCATCCAAGCCTTCTTTTGTTCCGGAGTTAATTCATGAATTTCCATGGTTCCTTCTGCCTTGATCTTTTCTAAGTTCTCACTATTAATCTTTTCTCCATTTTCACGTACCCACTGGGTGGTTTCATCAAGGGCTTTTTTCACTTGTTCACGAACATCAGCCGGCAGTCCTTCCCAGAACTGAGCATTTGTAATAACAGCATACCCAAGATATCCGTGGTTACTTAATGTCATATGCTTTTGAACTTCCTGATATTTTTGAGAGTAAATATTAGAAAGGGTATTTTCTTGACCATCAATTACCCCTTGTTCCAGAGCGCTGTACACTTCGCTAAAAGGCATTGGTGTTGGGTTAGCTCCTACAGCCTTAAATTGGGCTTCCAGTACTTTGCTAGACATTACGCGGAACTTCTTTCCTTTAAAATCTTCCGGCATAAGAAGAGGTTTATCCTTTAAGGTCATTTGCTTAAATCCGTTATCCCACATGGCTAAACCTAATAATTTTTGTTCTTTTAACATGCTAAACAATTTCCCGCCAATTTCTTCGCTTTCCATGGCCTTCTGAACGGATTCTACATCAGGGAAAGCAAATGGAAAGTCAAAGATCGTCCATTGTGGGAATAATTTAGAAA encodes:
- a CDS encoding TRAP transporter small permease — translated: MKLFNRILNRLEEIIVIISLAIATTVTFIEVILRYGFGSSLGISQELAIFLLIFTGLIGSSIGVREKVHIGVDLVIKTFPLPLQKIMSIFGLLLSAIFTLIIAILGIMHVQNLVNFGQVTPEMEIPIYVPRMIIPIAFGLITFRFIQEAVKQIKLPPEEIFKEEEGMHQ
- a CDS encoding TRAP transporter substrate-binding protein encodes the protein MKKWLLLTFALVMAVSLLAGCGARSEQSNSSSTSSGETEKGQNTENKQTASDDKIIIKFSHVVAESTPKGQAALMFKEKAEQYTNGRVEVQVFPNSQLYNDDDVLLALQQNNVQMAAPATSKVSKLFPQWTIFDFPFAFPDVESVQKAMESEEIGGKLFSMLKEQKLLGLAMWDNGFKQMTLKDKPLLMPEDFKGKKFRVMSSKVLEAQFKAVGANPTPMPFSEVYSALEQGVIDGQENTLSNIYSQKYQEVQKHMTLSNHGYLGYAVITNAQFWEGLPADVREQVKKALDETTQWVRENGEKINSENLEKIKAEGTMEIHELTPEQKKAWMEAMDVVYDEFKDQVGEDLINAIKALRK